One Obesumbacterium proteus DNA window includes the following coding sequences:
- a CDS encoding FmdB family zinc ribbon protein, which produces MPIYEYACSECNHQLEKLQKMADAPLVDCPACGRPTLKKRVSAAGFQLKGTGWYATDFKPKSGKSEN; this is translated from the coding sequence ATGCCGATCTACGAATACGCTTGTAGCGAATGCAATCATCAGTTAGAGAAATTGCAAAAAATGGCCGATGCGCCGTTGGTTGATTGTCCGGCGTGCGGCAGACCGACGCTGAAAAAACGCGTTTCTGCTGCGGGTTTCCAGCTAAAGGGAACCGGATGGTATGCCACTGACTTCAAACCGAAGTCAGGAAAATCAGAGAATTAG